A region of Ochotona princeps isolate mOchPri1 unplaced genomic scaffold, mOchPri1.hap1 HAP1_SCAFFOLD_453, whole genome shotgun sequence DNA encodes the following proteins:
- the PYCR3 gene encoding pyrroline-5-carboxylate reductase 3, which yields MAASPRRVGFVGAGRMAEAIAQGLIRAGKVEAQHVMASAPTDRNLCHFQALGCQTTHSNQEVLQACSLVIFATKPHVLPGVLAEVAPVVTTEHILVSVAAGVPLSTLEELLPPNARVLRVSPNLPCTVQEGAMVMALGRCVGSGEAGLLRELLEACGRCEEVPEAYVDIHTGLSGSGVAFVCTFSEALAEGAIKMGMPSALAHRIAAQTLLGTAKMLLQEGQLPAQLRTDVLTPGGTTIYGLHALEQGGLRAATMSAVEAATTRAKELSRK from the exons ATGGCGGCCAGTCCGCGGCGTGTGGGCTTCGTGGGCGCGGGCCGCATGGCGGAGGCCATTGCGCAGGGCCTCATCCGGGCAG GGAAGGTGGAAGCCCAGCACGTGATGGCCAGCGCCCCAACTGACAGGAACCTCTGCCACTTCCAG GCTCTGGGCTGCCAGACCACCCACTCCAACCAGGAGGTGCTGCAGGCTTGCTCGCTGGTCATCTTCGCCACAAAGCCTCATGTGCTGCCTGGCGTCCTGGCTGAGGTGGCCCCCGTGGTTACCACAGAGCACATCTTGGTCTCTGTGGCTGCAGGGGTCCCGCTGAGCACCCTGGAGGAG CTGCTGCCCCCCAATGCCCGGGTGCTGCGGGTCTCACCCAACCTGCCCTGCACGGTGCAGGAGGGGGCCATGGTGATGGCACTGGGCCGCTGTGTGGGGAGTGGCGAGGCTGGGCTGCTGCGGGAGCTGCTGGAGGCCTGCGGCCGGTGTGAGGAGGTGCCCGAGGCCTACGTGGACATTCACACGGGCCTCAGCGGCAGCGGCGTGGCCTTT GTGTGCACCTTCTCCGAGGCCCTGGCCGAAGGCGCCATCAAGATGGGCATGCCCAGTGCACTGGCCCACCGCATCGCTGCCCAGACCCTGCTG ggcaCTGCCAAGATGCTGCTGCAGGAGGGGCAGCTGCCCGCCCAGCTGCGCACCGACGTGCTCACTCCCGGGGGCACCACCATCTATGGGCTGCATGCTCTGGAGCAGGGCGGCCTGCGTGCGGCCACCATGAGTGCCGTGGAGGCCGCCACCACGCGGGCCAAGGAGCTCAGCAGGAAGTAG